One Deltaproteobacteria bacterium genomic window, CAAATCGAGGCAAAACTAAGGACCCTATTAACCACGAGAGCAAAATGTAATCTGATATAACTTCGCAAAAACTGTAACTCATTACGAAAAAAACGATCTATCCTCCGCTGCCCTGCTTCCAGGGCAGTTGTTCAGAGGTTCCTTAAGTCGGCGAGAAAACCGTAATCGAGTCCGGTGTCCTCAACTCGGAGCGGCACCTGTGGAGTGATTTCTCGGGTTTCACCGCTGTCTGTTTCCAACTCGCTCATGGTTGTATCAACTCCATTAGATCTGCCGCCAAAATCGCCCTGCCACCCAGCTAAGACTAACGGATACGCCGGATCAGCTCAAGTTTGGCTAGTTTATTGGGTTAGGCGCGGTTTGGCAATGAACTATTTTCAATTATCGTCCCGGTGGCGGGTGCTGCGGTCCGAAAAAGCACCCCAATTGAAGCAGCCTGGGGGTTGTGTTATAAACTCGATCAATCGAGGGGACTTATGAAACCAGGAATTCATCCAGAATATAAAGCGTCGACGATCACTTGCGCCTGCGGCCATGCCGTCGAGACGCGCTCCACCAGTGGTACCCTCCACGTGGAAATTTGCTCCAATTGCCATCCTTTCTTCACCGGCAAGCAAAAGTTTCTCGACACCGCCGGCCGCGTCGAAAAATTTCGTAAGAAATACGC contains:
- a CDS encoding 50S ribosomal protein L31; the encoded protein is MKPGIHPEYKASTITCACGHAVETRSTSGTLHVEICSNCHPFFTGKQKFLDTAGRVEKFRKKYAAKN